In Ailuropoda melanoleuca isolate Jingjing chromosome 4, ASM200744v2, whole genome shotgun sequence, the following proteins share a genomic window:
- the LOC100484486 gene encoding E3 ubiquitin-protein ligase PDZRN3 isoform X2, with amino-acid sequence MGCSLCSLQKQEEQYRLLYEVCQVNGKDLSRATHDQAVEAFKTAKEPIVVQVLRRTPRTKMFTPPSESQLVDTGTQTDITFEHIMALTKMSSPTPPVLDPYLLPEEHPSAHEYYDPNDYIGGMHQEMDREELELEEVDLYRMNSQDKLGLTVCYRTDDEDDIGIYISEIDPNSIAAKDGRIREGDRIIQINGIEVQDREEAVALLTSEENKNFSLLIARPELQLDEGWMDDDRNDFLDHLHMDMLEEQHHQAMQFTASVLQQKKHEEDGGTTDTATILSNQHEKDSGVGRTDESTRNDESSEQENNGDDALASSTPLAGQRKLTCSQDTLGSGDLPFSNESFLSADCADADYLGIPVDECERFRELLELKCQAKSSSPYGLYYANSPLDASKSDPESVDKELELLNEELRSIELECLSIVRAHKMQQLREQYRESWMLHHSGFRNYNTSIDVRRHELSDITELPEKSDKDSSSAYNTGESCRSTPLTLEMSPDNSLRRAAEGSSCAGSEGAAGAAEAYGPSPKNLLAITEDPEGGSASSYSPPPPRELEPGPAPESRERRPSDDSGSPGPGPKLGGSYLSPFPHSPYKHAHIPAHAQHYQSYMQLIQQKSAVEYAQSQMSLVSMCKDLTAAGPPEARMEWKVKVRSDGTRYITKRPVRDRLLRERALKIREERSGMTTDDDAVSELKLGRYWSKEERKQHVVKAKEQRRRREFMMQSRLDCLKEQQAADDRKEMNILELSHKKMMKKRNKKIFDNWMTIQELLTHGTKSPDGTRVYNSFLSVTTV; translated from the exons GTCAATGGTAAAGACTTATCCAGAGCGACTCATGACCAGGCTGTGGAAGCTTTCAAGACCGCCAAAGAGCCCATTGTGGTACAGGTGTTGAGGAGAACACCTCGGACCAAAATGTTCACGCCTCCATCAGAGTCGCAGCTGGTGGACACGGGAACCCAAACTGACATCACCTTTGAGCACATCATGGCACTCACCAAGATGTCCTCTCCCACCCCGCCTGTGCTGGATCCCTATCTCCTGCCAGAGGA gcATCCCTCGGCCCACGAGTACTATGACCCCAATGACTACATTGGAGGCATGCATCAGGAAATGGACAGGGAGGAGCTGGAGTTGGAG GAAGTGGATCTCTACAGAATGAACAGCCAGGACAAGCTGGGCCTCACTGTGTGTTACCGGACAGATGACGAAGATGACATTGGGATTTATATAAGTGAG ATCGACCCTAACAGCATCGCGGCCAAGGATGGGCGCATCCGAGAAGGAGACCGCATTATCCAG attaaTGGGATAGAGGTACAGGACCGTGAAGAGGCTGTGGCTCTCCTAACcagtgaagaaaacaagaacTTTTCCTTACTGATTGCAAGGCCCGAACTCCAG CTGGACGAGGGCTGGATGGATGATGACCGAAACGACTTTCTGGACCACCTGCACATGGACATGCTGGAGGAGCAGCACCACCAGGCCATGCAGTTCACGGCCAGCGTGCTGCAGCAG AAGAAGCATGAAGAAGACGGGGGGACCACAGATACAGCCACCATCCTGTCCAACCAGCACGAGAAGGACAGCGGCGTGGGGCGCACCGACGAGAGCACGCGCAATGACGAGAGCTCGGAGCAGGAGAACAACGGCGACGACGCCCTCGCATCGTCCACCCCGCTGGCCGGGCAGAGGAAGCTCACGTGCAGCCAGGACACCCTGGGCAGCGGCGACCTGCCGTTCAGCAACGAGTCCTTCCTGTCGGCCGACTGCGCCGACGCCGACTACCTGGGCATCCCCGTGGACGAGTGCGAGCGCTTCCGGGAGCTGCTGGAGCTCAAGTGCCAGGCCAAGAGCAGCAGCCCCTACGGTCTGTACTACGCCAACAGCCCGCTGGACGCCAGCAAGAGCGACCCCGAGAGCGTGGACAAGGAGCTGGAGCTGCTGAACGAGGAGCTGCGCAGCATCGAGCTGGAGTGCCTGAGCATCGTGCGGGCGCACAAGATGCAGCAGCTCCGGGAGCAGTACCGCGAGTCGTGGATGCTGCACCACAGCGGCTTCCGCAACTATAACACCAGCATCGACGTCCGCAGGCACGAGCTGTCGGACATCACCGAGCTCCCCGAGAAATCTGACAAAGACAGCTCGAGCGCCTACAACACGGGCGAGAGCTGCCGCAGCACCCCGCTCACCCTGGAGATGTCCCCCGACAACTCCCTGAGGAGGGCGGCAGAGGGCAGCAGCTGCGCCGGTAGCGAGGGGGCCGCGGGGGCCGCAGAAGCCTACGGGCCGTCCCCCAAGAACCTGCTCGCCATCACCGAAGACCCCGAGGGGGGCAGCGCCAGCAGCTACAGCCCTCCCCCGCCTCGAGAGCTGGAGCCCGGGCCAGCCCCAGAGAGCAGGGAGCGGAGGCCCAGCGACGACAGCGGgagccccggccccggccccaaGCTGGGCGGCTCCTACCTGTCGCCCTTCCCGCACTCGCCATACAAACACGCGCACATCCCGGCGCACGCGCAGCACTACCAGAGCTACATGCAGCTGATCCAGCAGAAGTCGGCCGTGGAGTACGCGCAGAGCCAGATGAGCCTGGTGAGCATGTGCAAGGACCTGACCGCGGCCGGCCCGCCGGAAGCCAGGATGGAGTGGAAGGTGAAGGTGCGCAGCGACGGCACGCGCTACATCACCAAGCGGCCGGTGCGCGACCGCCTGCTGCGCGAGCGCGCGCTCAAGATCCGCGAGGAGCGCAGTGGCATGACCACCGACGACGACGCCGTGAGCGAGCTGAAGCTGGGCCGCTACTGGAgcaaagaggagaggaagcagcacgTGGTGAAGGCCAAGGAGCAGAGGCGCCGGCGCGAGTTCATGATGCAGAGCCGGCTGGATTGCCTGAAGGAGCAGCAAGCGGCCGACGACAGGAAGGAGATGAACATCCTGGAACTGAGCCACAAGAAGATGATgaagaagaggaataaaaagatATTTGACAATTGGATGACAATCCAAGAACTCTTAACCCACGGCACAAAATCACCCGATGGCACGAGAGTCTACAATTCCTTCTTATCCGTGACTACTGTATAA